Sequence from the Candidatus Edwardsbacteria bacterium RifOxyA12_full_54_48 genome:
CCGACCCGGCCATCTCGGCCGCCAGCTGGTTTACCGCCGGATAGGTGATCCCAACCGCTTTGGCCAGTTCGGTGACCGACATGGCCTTCTGTTGCGAGAGCTGGAAGAATATCAGGAACCATTTGGGTTCGAAGTCAAACCCCTGTTCCTTATATATCCGTCCCACATCTTGCATCAGGCTTTCACTCAGCCTTTTTATTCGGCTGGCAGTCGCCAGCTCCCCCAGTTTTCTGATAAGCTCGGTCATATTCCCCTCAATAAAAAGTAACATAATGTGTAAGTGCTTACATAAATATATATAAAAAAATTGCTTTTGTCAAGAGAAAAATTAAAATCTTTTATATGCCGGATTACCAAAATCCAAGTATCGTTTAAGATATTGCCTGTATTCCTCTATCGAGAACCAGCCTGCCCTTCCATTCTCGGCCCTGCCCTTTTCCAGATGAAATTGCTGGGCCGGCATAAAGCTGTAACCTATAAGATAGAGCCGCCCCCCCCCTACCATCACGGCAAACATCCATCACCACCGAAACATGGCCCACCCCGCCGGTTTGATTTTGCACCAGCATGTCCCCTGGCCGCAAATCTTTCTCCTCAACCGATCGGCAACCCTTTTTCAACGAATAGGAATTTGCGTTGTCCATGGTCCATTTTAGAAATCCCTTATATGGCTGGCCGCTATCCCGGTAATAACGGCGCTTTCCGTTATAATCAAAAAGATAGAGCTGTTCCAGCCTTCCGGTCTGTTTAAAATACTCCGCCCGGAACCTGAAGCACCAGTCTGCGCACTGCTCCAGGTCCCGGCTGAACAGCATTGGCATATCAACCACTGCCAGAACGCTGTAACGAGGCGAAATGACCGGCTTCCCGTCGCACCCCAATATAACATTATCATCTTTTATCGGAAGCCTCTGGATCCAGCCAGAATACGAGCTGTCGGCATATTCCACCCGCGCATATCCGGAGGGAATTGGTATATCTTTTAGGACCCTTGCTTGGCAGATAGCGGGCACTATAAGCAACGCCCCCATTTTTATCGCGTATTTTAAACTTTTCATATATCGATCATTGTTATAAATCAAGAGCGAAGACCTTGCGGTCTTCGCCCGTTTTGTGGCTTATTCAATTACTTTACCCTGTAAACCCAACCGTATTTATCCTCTTTCTCTCCATATTGTATTCCGGTCATGGTATCGAAGATTTTTTTTGCCCACGGCCCTGTCTCTTGTGAGATGACATATTCCTTGTCTTTATAATTGATCCTGCCCACCGGGCTTATCACCGCCGCGGTGCCGGCGCCAAAAGCCTCGGTGACTTTTTTACTATTGATGCCATCCATCAGCTCATCGATCGGGATCTGCCTTTCCTCGGGAACGATCCCCAGGTCTTCAGCTATCTGAAGCACCGATTTGCGGGTGATGCCCTGCAGGATGCTTCCGGAGAGTTTTGGAGTTACCAGCTTGTTGTCGATTACGAAAAAAATATTCATGGCCCCCACTTCTTCGATATATTTGTGCTCCACAGCGTCCAGCCACAGTACCTGGCTGCAACCCTTGTCCTTGGCAATTTTGGAAGCCAGCAGGGTGCCGGCATAATTCCCGCCGGTCTTGGCCTCGCCGGTACCCCCCTGGGCTGCCCTGGTGTAGCTGTCGCTGACCCACAGCCCCACCGGGTTGAAACCCTCCTGAAAATATGGCCCCACCGGAGAAAGGATGATGAAGAAAAGATACCGGTCGGCGGGCTTCACCCCCAAAGCGGCCTCGGTGCCGATGACAGCCGGGCGGATATATAAAGAGGCCCCCACGGCCTTGGGGATCCACCGTTCCTCAAGCCTGAGCAGCTCGCCTTCGGCCTGCAGAAAAATCTCCTCTGGGATTTCCGGCATGCACATTCTTTTAAGGGAGTGGTTAATGCGCCGGGCGTTTTCCTGTGGTCGAAACAATAGAATCTCATCCTTGGGGGACTTATAGGCCTTTTGTCCTTCGAAAACCTCCTGGCTATAGTGAAGAACATTGGCGGCGGGATCAAGCAGCAAGGGCTGATAGGGTTTTATCTCGGCATTGTGCCAGCCCTTATCAACAGTATGTTCCATGGTGAACATGTAATCGGTGAAATTTCTTCCGAAAACCAGTTTTAGAGGATCTTGAAATAAGGGTTTCAGCTTATCTACCGATAACAGCGTCTTTTTGATATCCATCGCCCGCTCCCGTTTAATTAATGCATTAGGTACATATCATAGATTACCAGATGATGAAAAAAATTTCAAGTAAATAATTTGGTGATATCTTTAAAAACAATGCTATTGTTTTGCAACGAACTCAATGCCGCCAAAGACCACCGCTGCATGGATCAGCAGGTGCTTCTCTGCACTTTTGAAATTCTCTGTTTTATATGTGTATTGCCCGAAGGCCACCACATTGCCGTCCGGCAGGTGGGCCCCGCCAAAGGCCGAACTGGCGACGATCTTGGTGGGAATGGCGGGATCGATCTTAATTACCGACCCGCCGAAGATGGTGTTGATATCCACCCTAACATTCTGATCCTTAAGCTCTATGCCAGAAAGATCGATCTCTCCCTTGCCAAAGACCACATCATACTTATCCGCGGCCGTGATAACTTCGATGGCCTTTTCCTCGAATACCGCCGATTTTTTGCTTTTGCTCCAAAAGGAGATCCCGGTCAGCATCTGAATGCCCAGATAGATCAGGGACAGGGCAAATATGGTCCTGAAGATGGGTATCTTTATCCCGAACACCACATTGATTATCACGCCCAAACCTATCAGGATAAGAACCACCCCCCAAAAGACGCCGGTAAAAATAAACCCCATTCTCATAACCTCCTCCTTATATTTAATAGATTATTTTTTTGATGCACGGCAACCCTACCGGAATTGTAAATCTCTTGCTGAAAAAAGTCAACGATAAAATATTTGGGGAATATCACCGTAAGCTGGGCAAATTTGCAACTGTTTTATAACTATTAAAAAATAGTATTTGACGGGATTTGGGTTTGGGGCTGTTTCACGTGAAACAATAACTCCCCTGCGGCCTCGACCGCAGGGGAGTTAAACGGCAATGATTTGTGTTGTCTGGGGAATGTTTCACGTGAAACATTCCGTATTGGGGGGCCGGTTTATCTCTGCTCCGGGTTTTGCTCCCTTATGGCATACGCCAACTGTTGTCGGTTAATGCACCCCATCTCCACCAAGCACTCGCCGATCTTTTTTGAAGAATCGTTGATTTGTTTATATCTGGCCCGGATTATGTGTTCCACCGAGATGAATCCATGGGTCATCATTATTTCACCCAGCAGTTTTTTGTTCCTTTTCATGGCTGCGTCCTTTTAAAAATTATAATTAATCCCAGCATATGCCAGGAGTTTTTTATAATTATAAAGCTCATCATTGGATGAATTATTGACATAATTAATCCCCGCCCCCAAATCTATGCCGTTGGGGCCATCTGACAACGGAGCGGTGTAGTCTATTCCCAAAACAGTCTCTCGGTCCAGCCGGACGGTCCCCAAACTTTGTCTGGTTAATAT
This genomic interval carries:
- a CDS encoding branched chain amino acid aminotransferase — its product is MDIKKTLLSVDKLKPLFQDPLKLVFGRNFTDYMFTMEHTVDKGWHNAEIKPYQPLLLDPAANVLHYSQEVFEGQKAYKSPKDEILLFRPQENARRINHSLKRMCMPEIPEEIFLQAEGELLRLEERWIPKAVGASLYIRPAVIGTEAALGVKPADRYLFFIILSPVGPYFQEGFNPVGLWVSDSYTRAAQGGTGEAKTGGNYAGTLLASKIAKDKGCSQVLWLDAVEHKYIEEVGAMNIFFVIDNKLVTPKLSGSILQGITRKSVLQIAEDLGIVPEERQIPIDELMDGINSKKVTEAFGAGTAAVISPVGRINYKDKEYVISQETGPWAKKIFDTMTGIQYGEKEDKYGWVYRVK